One genomic region from Thermoleptolyngbya sichuanensis A183 encodes:
- a CDS encoding cell division protein FtsQ/DivIB yields the protein MADIVSVSRTELANRRRRLRQQRRWRALQGIWRLSMVVGMAGGAVWLLRHPAWVIASPQQVEVEGNRLLSDDTVKSMLEIDYPKALWQLSSEAIARQLESQGIIAQASVTRHLFPPSLTLAVQERDPVAIAILAPPIAGNETAIPHDSTANAPSPSPTTGLLDATGFLVPMDEYTALEAGLTLPTLRVIGFRAEQQLEWASFYRDLSQHQQQTPGSIAIQEINWSNPSNLILTTELGSVHLGGYSSRFPAQLRALDQLRQLPTKLDLSQVVYIDLQNPDNPLIQTRDMRLPSPSSSNPDDEAGWDQETGAGSNAETGSLTDPTSPDAISDPAIAPPAAW from the coding sequence ATGGCGGATATTGTTTCAGTCTCACGGACAGAGCTAGCCAATCGGCGCAGGCGGCTGCGGCAACAGCGGCGCTGGCGGGCGTTGCAGGGAATCTGGCGGCTGTCGATGGTGGTGGGCATGGCGGGCGGCGCGGTGTGGCTGCTGAGGCATCCTGCCTGGGTTATCGCGTCACCCCAGCAGGTAGAGGTGGAAGGGAATCGGCTGCTGTCGGATGATACGGTGAAGTCGATGCTGGAGATTGACTATCCCAAAGCGCTGTGGCAGCTTAGCTCCGAGGCGATCGCCCGCCAGCTAGAGTCCCAGGGCATTATTGCTCAGGCATCGGTGACGCGCCACCTGTTTCCGCCCAGCCTGACGCTTGCTGTGCAGGAGCGTGACCCCGTGGCGATCGCCATCTTGGCTCCCCCTATCGCCGGAAACGAGACTGCGATCCCCCATGATTCCACCGCGAACGCACCCAGCCCCTCGCCCACTACTGGGCTGCTGGATGCCACAGGTTTCCTCGTGCCGATGGATGAATACACTGCGCTAGAGGCAGGGCTAACGCTGCCTACGTTGCGGGTCATCGGCTTTCGCGCTGAACAGCAGTTGGAATGGGCCAGCTTCTACCGGGATCTGAGCCAGCACCAGCAGCAGACCCCAGGGTCGATCGCCATTCAGGAAATCAACTGGAGCAACCCATCCAACCTCATCCTCACCACCGAACTGGGATCGGTTCACCTGGGCGGCTACAGTTCTCGCTTTCCGGCCCAACTCCGCGCCCTCGACCAGCTTCGACAACTGCCCACCAAGCTCGATCTCAGCCAGGTCGTCTATATTGATCTGCAAAATCCCGACAATCCCCTCATCCAAACGCGAGACATGCGCCTCCCTAGTCCGTCATCATCCAATCCCGACGATGAGGCTGGCTGGGATCAAGAGACTGGGGCTGGGTCAAACGCTGAGACAGGGAGCTTGACCGATCCGACCAGTCCTGACGCAATTTCCGATCCGGCGATCGCCCCACCCGCCGCCTGGTAG
- a CDS encoding pentapeptide repeat-containing protein yields MFSGAMFSGATFSGATFSGATFSAFSQTNP; encoded by the coding sequence ATGTTTTCTGGGGCTATGTTTTCTGGGGCGACGTTTTCTGGAGCGACGTTTTCTGGGGCGACGTTTTCGGCATTTTCTCAAACCAACCCATGA
- a CDS encoding sulfate/molybdate ABC transporter ATP-binding protein, with protein MGIVVENVSKRFGSFCAVDQVSLEIKTGSLVALLGPSGSGKSTLLRLISGLEMPDTGRILLTGKDATYASVQDRNIGFVFQHYALFKHMTVRKNIAFGLELQKVPKDKVKKRVEELLDLVQLNGLGDRYPSQLSGGQRQRVALARALAVEPKVLLLDEPFGALDAKVRKDLRAWLRRLHDEVHVTTVFVTHDQEEAMEVSDEIVVMNQGRVEQMGTPAEIYDHPASAFVMSFIGPVNVLPSTSHIFQGNGFDSPHPEVFLRPQDVMVEVQPNGTTVPARVSRIIHLGWEIQAELTLDDGQVLTAHLTRDRFDELQLQPNQRVYVKPKDAKAFPLYYSI; from the coding sequence ATGGGGATTGTTGTTGAAAACGTATCAAAGCGCTTTGGCAGCTTTTGCGCGGTCGATCAGGTCAGCTTGGAGATCAAGACGGGATCGCTGGTGGCGCTGCTGGGGCCGTCGGGGTCTGGGAAGTCCACGCTGCTGCGGCTGATTTCAGGATTGGAAATGCCCGATACGGGGCGCATCTTGCTAACGGGCAAAGATGCTACCTATGCCAGCGTGCAGGACCGCAACATTGGCTTTGTGTTTCAGCACTACGCTCTGTTCAAGCACATGACGGTGCGGAAGAATATTGCCTTTGGGCTAGAACTCCAAAAAGTCCCCAAAGACAAGGTGAAAAAGCGGGTTGAGGAACTGCTGGATCTGGTGCAGTTAAACGGGCTGGGCGATCGCTACCCATCTCAGCTTTCAGGCGGACAGCGGCAGCGCGTCGCCCTGGCCCGGGCCCTAGCGGTGGAACCCAAGGTGCTATTACTTGATGAGCCTTTTGGGGCACTGGATGCCAAGGTGCGGAAAGACCTGCGGGCTTGGCTGCGGCGGCTCCACGACGAGGTTCACGTCACTACGGTCTTCGTCACGCACGACCAGGAAGAGGCGATGGAAGTCTCTGATGAAATCGTGGTCATGAATCAGGGACGGGTAGAGCAGATGGGCACGCCTGCGGAAATCTACGACCATCCCGCCAGCGCCTTTGTAATGAGCTTTATCGGCCCGGTGAACGTGCTGCCCAGCACCTCCCACATTTTTCAGGGCAACGGCTTCGATTCACCCCATCCAGAAGTGTTTCTGCGACCGCAGGACGTGATGGTGGAGGTGCAGCCCAATGGCACGACGGTTCCCGCCCGCGTTAGCCGGATCATTCATCTGGGCTGGGAGATTCAGGCAGAACTGACGCTGGACGACGGGCAAGTGCTGACGGCCCACCTAACGCGCGATCGCTTCGATGAGCTACAGCTTCAGCCCAACCAGCGCGTCTACGTCAAACCCAAGGATGCCAAGGCATTTCCCTTGTATTACTCGATTTAG
- a CDS encoding ABC transporter substrate-binding protein gives MGRMMKGLVKRGRGQWTMPERGRMRIAQFAALFCLCVALIVGCGGSQTGNAPAPDATGTTGSTSGGRIAMGTTQKIETLDPADAYTIFGGILLYNLGDRLYTYEPGTTDIVPQLATEMPTVSEDGLTYVIPLRQGVKLHDGTDFNAEVMKFSIDRFMQNGGGPSFLLSDQVESVTASGDYELTIKLKSPFAAFPALLTFWGVTPVSPSSYEIGEGKFKPDSFIGSGPYKVASLTPDSIKLDVNPDYWGEKPANDGIDIQIYASPANLYNTFRTKGLDVAYQTLDPEQITSLKRETSSGGWEVIEAGTTVVNYMTLNQKVEPTNNLNVRKAIAAMIDRNLINERVFQGQAAPLYTIIPPAFEDSVPVFKEAYGDGNFDKAREFLTAAGYSEANPLNFEVWYPSASTIRANVANTMKQSIERGLPGLVTVTVNSAERATLSQGVDNGLYQTVLLNWYPDFFDPDNFVHPFLSCDQGSPETLCQRGASQGNGSFYYSPKANELVTKQRAEQDPAARAKMFKDLQTLLVEDVPYIPLWQNKDYIFVQNTVKGAAIQPTQQFFFWQMSK, from the coding sequence ATGGGACGCATGATGAAGGGATTGGTAAAACGGGGTCGCGGGCAATGGACAATGCCAGAGCGGGGCAGGATGCGAATCGCCCAATTTGCCGCACTATTTTGTCTGTGCGTGGCGCTCATTGTCGGCTGCGGTGGCTCGCAGACGGGCAACGCACCCGCTCCCGACGCAACAGGGACGACGGGTTCTACGTCCGGTGGCCGCATCGCAATGGGCACAACGCAAAAGATCGAAACCCTCGATCCCGCCGATGCCTACACGATTTTCGGCGGCATTTTGCTGTATAACCTGGGCGATCGCCTCTACACCTACGAACCAGGCACCACCGACATCGTGCCCCAGCTTGCTACCGAAATGCCCACCGTCAGCGAAGACGGGCTAACCTACGTAATCCCCCTGCGCCAAGGCGTAAAGCTGCACGACGGCACCGACTTCAACGCCGAAGTGATGAAATTTTCCATCGATCGCTTCATGCAAAATGGCGGCGGCCCGTCTTTCCTGTTGTCCGATCAAGTCGAGTCTGTCACTGCCAGCGGCGACTACGAACTCACCATCAAGCTCAAGTCGCCTTTTGCCGCCTTTCCCGCCCTGCTCACATTCTGGGGTGTCACGCCCGTCTCCCCCAGCAGCTATGAAATTGGAGAAGGCAAATTCAAGCCCGATAGCTTCATCGGCAGCGGCCCCTACAAAGTGGCCTCGCTCACGCCCGACTCCATCAAGCTGGACGTAAACCCCGATTACTGGGGCGAAAAGCCCGCCAACGACGGCATCGACATCCAGATCTACGCCAGCCCTGCTAACCTCTACAACACCTTCCGCACCAAAGGGCTGGATGTCGCCTATCAAACGCTTGATCCTGAACAAATTACCAGCCTCAAGCGGGAAACCAGCAGCGGCGGCTGGGAAGTGATCGAAGCGGGCACGACCGTCGTTAACTACATGACGCTGAATCAGAAGGTGGAGCCGACCAATAATCTGAACGTGCGGAAGGCGATCGCCGCCATGATCGACCGTAACCTGATCAACGAGCGCGTCTTTCAAGGTCAGGCCGCCCCGCTCTACACCATCATTCCCCCTGCCTTTGAAGATTCTGTCCCCGTATTCAAAGAGGCCTACGGCGACGGCAACTTCGACAAAGCCCGCGAGTTCCTCACCGCCGCTGGCTATTCCGAGGCAAATCCGCTGAACTTCGAGGTCTGGTATCCCTCTGCCTCTACCATCCGCGCCAACGTTGCCAACACCATGAAGCAGTCCATCGAGCGCGGTCTGCCAGGCCTCGTCACCGTCACCGTCAACAGCGCCGAACGCGCTACCTTATCCCAGGGCGTGGACAACGGGCTATACCAAACAGTGCTGCTGAACTGGTATCCCGACTTCTTTGATCCCGACAACTTTGTACATCCGTTCCTAAGTTGCGACCAGGGTTCTCCCGAAACCCTCTGCCAGCGAGGGGCTAGCCAGGGCAATGGATCTTTCTACTACAGCCCCAAGGCCAACGAACTTGTGACCAAGCAACGGGCTGAGCAAGACCCTGCTGCCCGCGCCAAGATGTTCAAAGACCTGCAAACCCTGCTGGTCGAAGATGTGCCCTACATTCCCCTGTGGCAGAACAAGGACTACATCTTCGTGCAAAATACAGTCAAAGGCGCGGCCATTCAGCCCACCCAGCAGTTCTTCTTCTGGCAAATGAGTAAGTAA
- a CDS encoding PhoX family protein, which yields MSLKRRHFLMFMGASAGSLALQPLVQNGQKLSPALEGTPASAQTATLPFTPVKGPMPVETDGVSLTNQISQYSTFAVKDDVVLPPGYTYDVVAAWGDRVGDSRFGYNNDYISLIETAPGEGFLVVNHEYISSVPWNETFQQVIGKPLPVAEIQAALASAGDAGINAFALPDGEPLKATIAQYCEEAMIDLGMSVLSVRRDASGKWVRTNSRNDRRITGVSGLKDGRYLKTTGPAVAIFRKRSGQGYVDTLGDKVIGTFNNCSGGTTPWGTVFSGEENIQDFVPEAVFADGTSFDPGKKAFIVNSEGVDGTGNVFGLAGNKYGWAVEVDPSNPNDYGTKHTWLGRYRHEGFGIRAVAGQKLAVYSGCDRRGGHLYKFVSDGTVRDPKSKSNSRLMENGMLYAAKFNPDGTGRWIALKADTPVDPELPSVHVGGMINLPNRPDGGFSKVTDDGAIAAYKSRFKTLGDLYVGNAEEKQGAILIDAHYAANAAGATCTARPEDTDLAADGTLFIAFTSGSPSGSDGSPNKFVFKAPAGESQWEYGWIVKLMEDGNNTASMTFKWDVMALGGEPADGGFGFANPDNLEFDAKGNLWMVTDMSTDKHNKEVASRIKSDGSKVSQSDLRGLYGNNSVWYFPMSGANVGEAYMFAYGPVECEMTGPFVTSDMKSFFLSVQHPGEIGGVRKQMKSETRRFAMRTTDGKEFEQTREVPIGSNWPGKQPNDPPKPSVIAIRRISDAPLV from the coding sequence ATGAGTCTCAAACGCAGACACTTTCTGATGTTTATGGGTGCAAGTGCTGGCTCTCTGGCGCTGCAACCCTTGGTGCAAAATGGGCAAAAGCTGTCTCCCGCGCTGGAAGGTACGCCCGCCTCAGCGCAGACTGCAACGCTCCCCTTTACCCCGGTCAAGGGGCCTATGCCTGTCGAAACGGACGGCGTTTCGCTGACGAACCAGATCTCCCAATACAGCACCTTCGCTGTGAAAGATGACGTGGTGCTGCCTCCTGGCTATACCTATGACGTGGTAGCTGCCTGGGGCGATCGCGTAGGCGATTCTCGCTTTGGTTACAACAACGACTACATTTCGCTGATCGAGACGGCACCGGGCGAAGGCTTTTTGGTAGTCAACCACGAGTACATTAGCTCTGTGCCCTGGAACGAAACCTTCCAGCAGGTTATTGGCAAGCCTCTGCCCGTTGCAGAAATTCAAGCGGCTCTGGCATCCGCCGGGGATGCTGGCATTAACGCCTTCGCGCTGCCAGATGGCGAACCCCTAAAGGCAACTATTGCTCAGTACTGCGAAGAGGCCATGATTGACCTGGGCATGTCGGTTCTTTCGGTACGGCGAGATGCTAGTGGCAAGTGGGTTCGCACCAACTCTCGCAATGATCGCCGCATCACGGGCGTGTCTGGTCTAAAAGATGGTCGCTACCTGAAGACGACTGGCCCCGCTGTAGCCATTTTCCGGAAGCGCAGCGGACAGGGCTATGTGGATACTCTGGGCGACAAGGTGATCGGCACGTTTAACAACTGCTCCGGTGGAACCACTCCCTGGGGTACGGTATTTAGCGGCGAAGAAAACATTCAGGACTTCGTGCCTGAGGCCGTCTTCGCGGATGGCACTTCTTTTGACCCTGGCAAGAAGGCTTTCATTGTCAATAGCGAGGGCGTAGACGGCACAGGCAATGTGTTTGGACTAGCCGGCAACAAATATGGTTGGGCAGTTGAAGTAGACCCGTCTAACCCCAACGACTATGGCACCAAGCACACTTGGTTGGGTCGCTATCGCCATGAGGGCTTTGGCATCCGGGCTGTTGCAGGACAAAAGCTGGCGGTTTACTCGGGCTGCGATCGCCGGGGTGGACATCTCTACAAGTTTGTAAGTGACGGCACCGTGCGTGATCCCAAGAGCAAGTCCAACTCGCGCCTGATGGAAAACGGGATGCTCTATGCCGCTAAGTTTAACCCCGATGGCACTGGCCGCTGGATTGCGCTGAAGGCAGATACGCCCGTTGATCCCGAACTGCCCAGCGTCCATGTGGGTGGCATGATTAACCTGCCGAATCGTCCTGATGGTGGATTTAGCAAGGTGACCGATGATGGGGCGATCGCCGCTTACAAGTCCCGGTTTAAAACGCTGGGCGACTTATACGTTGGAAATGCCGAGGAAAAGCAGGGTGCAATCCTGATTGACGCACACTATGCTGCCAATGCTGCTGGAGCCACCTGCACCGCTCGTCCCGAAGATACAGATTTGGCCGCCGACGGCACGTTGTTTATCGCCTTCACCTCTGGTTCACCCAGCGGTAGCGATGGCAGCCCCAACAAGTTTGTCTTCAAGGCACCCGCTGGGGAATCTCAGTGGGAGTACGGCTGGATCGTTAAGCTAATGGAAGACGGCAACAACACTGCTTCGATGACGTTCAAGTGGGATGTGATGGCCCTGGGTGGAGAACCCGCTGACGGTGGATTTGGCTTCGCCAACCCCGACAACCTGGAGTTCGATGCGAAGGGCAATCTGTGGATGGTCACGGACATGTCCACCGACAAACACAACAAAGAGGTTGCCAGCCGCATCAAGTCCGATGGTTCCAAAGTGAGCCAGTCTGACCTGCGGGGTCTATACGGCAACAACTCGGTTTGGTACTTCCCCATGTCGGGAGCAAACGTTGGGGAAGCCTATATGTTTGCTTACGGTCCAGTGGAGTGTGAAATGACCGGGCCCTTCGTAACCTCGGATATGAAGAGCTTCTTCCTGTCGGTTCAGCACCCTGGAGAAATTGGAGGGGTTCGTAAGCAAATGAAGTCTGAGACTCGCAGGTTTGCAATGCGAACCACCGATGGTAAGGAGTTTGAGCAAACTCGCGAAGTGCCCATCGGTTCCAATTGGCCGGGAAAACAGCCCAACGATCCGCCCAAGCCCAGTGTGATTGCAATCCGTCGCATCAGTGACGCACCGCTCGTATAG
- a CDS encoding ABC1 kinase family protein has product MRRYDPEAIAQHYRTRPWQSLWRAVSIVWMFAGFLLGLQIDQWRGQAGDHQPRRAAQLRHILTRLGPTFIKVGQALSTRPDLIRKDFLDELVKLQDKLPPFSNDIAFSIIESELERPVSELYQEISSEPVAAASLGQVYKAKLYTGETVAVKVQRPRLMPVITLDLYLMRWAASWMEPFLPLNLGHDLTLIVDEFGTKLFEEIDYLNEGRNAEAFAANFQDDPTVKVPSIYWRYSSPHVLTLEWIDGCKLNDEAGLCAMSLDPDAVIKIGVTSGLRQLLEFGFFHADPHPGNLFAMADGRMAYIDFGMMDQLDQSTKETLVDSVVHLINEDYAEMARDFVKLGFLTPDTDIRPIIPALQAVFQNAVGASVGNFNFRTVTDEFSALMYEYPFRLPAKFALIIRSLITQEGLALSLNPDFKIVEVAYPYVAQRLLKGETPALRRRLLEVLFKDGKLNWKRLENLIAIARSDNNFDLLPTAQLGLQYLMSDEGAFLRREIILALTEDDRLHTDDVQRLWELVKHDFQPGRLVSAAWGAIARETSDRAAALLPSVATLLVPRPEE; this is encoded by the coding sequence ATGCGGCGCTACGACCCAGAGGCGATCGCTCAACATTACCGCACTCGCCCCTGGCAGTCCCTTTGGCGTGCTGTTTCCATCGTCTGGATGTTTGCCGGGTTTCTTCTGGGTCTGCAAATAGACCAGTGGCGTGGACAGGCTGGGGATCATCAACCCCGGCGTGCCGCCCAGCTTCGCCACATTTTGACCCGCCTCGGCCCCACCTTTATCAAAGTTGGACAGGCCCTCTCGACTCGCCCTGACCTGATCCGCAAAGACTTCCTGGATGAACTGGTCAAGCTGCAAGACAAGCTGCCGCCGTTTTCCAACGACATCGCCTTTAGCATCATTGAGTCTGAGCTAGAGCGCCCGGTTTCCGAGCTGTATCAAGAGATCTCGTCAGAACCTGTCGCCGCCGCCAGCCTCGGTCAGGTTTACAAGGCCAAACTTTATACAGGCGAAACCGTTGCAGTAAAAGTGCAGCGCCCCCGCCTGATGCCCGTAATCACGCTGGATCTGTACCTGATGCGCTGGGCCGCCAGCTGGATGGAGCCGTTTCTGCCGCTGAATCTGGGGCACGATCTGACGCTGATTGTGGATGAATTTGGGACAAAGCTGTTTGAGGAAATCGACTACCTCAACGAAGGGCGCAACGCCGAAGCCTTTGCCGCCAATTTTCAGGACGATCCTACGGTCAAAGTGCCCTCAATTTACTGGCGTTATAGCAGCCCGCATGTGCTGACGCTGGAGTGGATCGACGGCTGCAAGCTCAACGACGAGGCGGGGCTATGCGCCATGAGCCTTGACCCCGACGCTGTAATCAAAATCGGGGTTACGTCGGGTCTGCGCCAATTGCTGGAGTTTGGCTTTTTCCATGCCGACCCCCACCCCGGCAACCTGTTTGCCATGGCCGATGGGCGGATGGCTTATATCGACTTTGGCATGATGGATCAGCTGGATCAGTCCACTAAGGAAACGCTGGTGGATTCCGTGGTGCATCTGATCAACGAAGACTATGCAGAGATGGCGCGGGACTTTGTAAAGCTGGGGTTCCTCACGCCTGATACTGACATCCGCCCGATTATTCCGGCGCTGCAAGCGGTGTTTCAAAACGCCGTCGGCGCGAGCGTGGGCAACTTTAACTTTAGAACCGTCACCGACGAGTTTTCGGCGCTGATGTACGAGTATCCGTTCCGGCTACCTGCCAAGTTTGCGCTGATTATCCGATCGCTGATTACCCAAGAAGGGCTGGCTCTCAGCCTCAATCCCGATTTCAAGATTGTGGAAGTGGCCTATCCCTACGTGGCACAGCGTTTGCTGAAGGGAGAAACGCCTGCCCTGCGCCGCCGCCTGCTCGAAGTTCTGTTCAAAGACGGCAAGCTGAACTGGAAGCGGCTGGAAAACCTGATTGCGATCGCCCGCAGTGACAACAACTTTGACCTGCTGCCCACCGCCCAACTGGGTCTGCAATACCTCATGTCGGACGAGGGCGCGTTTCTCCGCCGCGAAATCATCCTTGCCCTCACAGAAGACGATCGCCTCCACACCGACGACGTACAGCGCCTCTGGGAACTGGTAAAACACGACTTCCAGCCGGGTCGCCTGGTCAGCGCCGCTTGGGGGGCGATCGCCAGAGAAACGAGCGATCGCGCTGCGGCCCTGCTGCCTTCCGTCGCCACGCTGCTGGTGCCTCGCCCAGAAGAGTAG
- the sixA gene encoding phosphohistidine phosphatase SixA — MTLELYLIRHGLAGEHGSYANDDERPLTEEGQRKTRQVADRLHKLDIRFDHVLTSPLVRARQTAEILCAAGLSQSLEASRHLAFDGSLLDWLPWFDQWRQTGAKTLALVGHEPCLSEWTERLVWGDVKHHVVFKKAGVVGLLVPQSGTPVGNSQIFWLTPPRFLI; from the coding sequence ATGACCCTTGAACTCTACCTGATTCGTCACGGACTGGCGGGCGAGCATGGCAGCTATGCCAACGACGACGAACGCCCGCTGACCGAAGAAGGTCAGCGAAAAACCCGGCAGGTGGCCGATCGGCTGCACAAGCTGGACATTCGGTTTGACCATGTGCTGACCAGTCCGCTGGTGCGGGCGCGGCAGACGGCGGAGATTCTCTGTGCTGCAGGGCTGAGCCAGTCGCTCGAAGCGTCGCGCCATCTCGCGTTTGATGGGTCGCTGCTCGACTGGCTGCCCTGGTTTGATCAGTGGCGGCAGACGGGAGCCAAGACGCTGGCGCTGGTGGGGCACGAACCCTGTCTGAGTGAATGGACGGAACGCCTAGTGTGGGGCGATGTGAAGCACCATGTCGTTTTCAAGAAGGCGGGTGTGGTGGGGCTGCTGGTGCCCCAGAGCGGAACGCCCGTGGGCAATAGTCAGATTTTCTGGCTAACGCCGCCGCGATTTTTGATTTAG
- a CDS encoding aspartate ammonia-lyase yields MADFRIERDSMGEKQIPNAVYYGIQTLRAVENFPISGLKPLPTYVDACLLIKKATAIANGELGCISEDLSRAIVQAADEILAGSLRDQFVVDVYQAGAGTSHHMNVNEVLANRALEILGDEKGNYSRVSPNDHVNYGQSTNDVIPTAIRIGGLLALERTLYPALKGAIAALQAKAGEYQDVVKSGRTHLQDAVPVRMGDTFGAWAQILADHLARLQFAEKDLTVLGLGGSAAGTGMNTHPKYRFRAAEILSTLIDKPLTSAPHLMAAMQSMAPFVAVSSAIRNLAQDLVKISHDLRLMDSGPKTGFNEIQLPPVQPGSSIMPGKYNPVMAEMISQVCFQVMGYDAAIALAAQAGQLELNVMMPMIAYSLIQSLEILGNAIAALTEKGLKGIVVNGDRCRQYAEGSLALVTALNPHIGYLNAAAVAKESLETGKSLRQIVLEKGLMSEADLANVLNLEQMSAMTPAQTEG; encoded by the coding sequence ATGGCGGATTTTCGGATAGAGCGCGACTCGATGGGAGAAAAGCAGATTCCCAACGCGGTGTATTACGGGATTCAAACCCTGCGGGCGGTCGAAAATTTCCCCATCAGCGGGCTAAAGCCATTGCCAACCTATGTCGATGCTTGCCTGCTGATTAAAAAAGCAACGGCGATCGCCAATGGAGAACTGGGCTGCATTTCTGAAGACCTCAGTCGGGCGATTGTGCAGGCAGCAGACGAGATTCTGGCGGGCAGCCTGCGGGATCAGTTTGTGGTGGATGTGTATCAGGCGGGCGCAGGCACGTCGCACCACATGAACGTGAACGAAGTGTTGGCCAATCGGGCGCTGGAAATTTTGGGCGATGAAAAGGGCAATTACAGCCGCGTCAGCCCGAATGATCACGTCAACTATGGGCAATCGACCAATGATGTGATTCCGACCGCCATTCGCATCGGCGGGCTGCTGGCGCTGGAGCGGACGCTGTATCCTGCCCTGAAGGGGGCGATCGCCGCGCTCCAGGCAAAGGCCGGGGAATATCAAGATGTGGTGAAATCCGGTCGGACGCACCTGCAAGATGCCGTCCCGGTTCGCATGGGCGACACCTTTGGCGCATGGGCGCAGATCTTGGCAGATCATCTAGCGCGGCTCCAGTTTGCCGAAAAAGACCTGACAGTGCTGGGGCTGGGCGGCAGCGCGGCGGGCACAGGTATGAACACGCATCCCAAATACCGCTTCCGGGCAGCAGAGATTCTCTCCACGCTGATCGATAAGCCGCTCACCTCTGCCCCGCATCTGATGGCGGCTATGCAGAGTATGGCTCCTTTTGTGGCAGTCTCCAGCGCAATTCGCAACCTGGCCCAAGACTTGGTGAAGATTTCCCACGACCTGCGGCTGATGGATTCTGGCCCCAAGACGGGGTTCAATGAAATCCAACTTCCGCCGGTGCAGCCCGGTTCCTCCATCATGCCGGGGAAATACAACCCCGTGATGGCGGAGATGATTTCCCAGGTCTGTTTTCAGGTGATGGGCTACGACGCGGCGATCGCCCTGGCCGCCCAGGCAGGACAGCTTGAACTGAACGTGATGATGCCGATGATTGCCTACAGCCTGATCCAGAGCCTTGAAATCTTGGGAAATGCGATCGCCGCGCTGACGGAAAAGGGGCTGAAGGGCATCGTGGTGAATGGCGATCGCTGTCGGCAATACGCTGAAGGCAGCCTCGCCCTGGTAACGGCGCTCAACCCGCACATCGGCTATCTCAACGCGGCAGCGGTGGCCAAAGAATCGCTAGAAACCGGAAAATCCCTGCGGCAAATCGTGCTGGAGAAGGGATTGATGAGCGAAGCAGATCTGGCGAACGTCCTCAATCTGGAGCAAATGAGCGCCATGACCCCGGCCCAGACCGAAGGGTAG